In the Streptomyces sp. f51 genome, one interval contains:
- a CDS encoding helix-turn-helix domain-containing protein, giving the protein MTEATDLAERAGDRDPRIGLRAVSALRRLLEQLEAVQVRSARHQGWSWQEIAAELGVSRQAVHKKYGRQ; this is encoded by the coding sequence ATGACCGAAGCAACGGATCTCGCCGAGCGCGCGGGCGACCGCGATCCGCGGATCGGGCTGCGGGCGGTCTCCGCGCTGCGGAGGCTGCTGGAGCAGCTGGAGGCGGTACAGGTGCGCAGTGCGCGCCATCAGGGCTGGTCGTGGCAGGAGATCGCCGCGGAACTCGGAGTGAGCAGACAGGCCGTGCACAAGAAGTACGGGAGGCAGTGA
- a CDS encoding DUF4097 family beta strand repeat-containing protein codes for MSEWSVTEPKKLAFDGPVQTLHVRIVNGTVNVVGTDESSARLEVSELDGPPLQVKQEGGTLTVAYEDLPWKGFLKWLDRKGWRRAAVVSLAVPAGTHVEVGVVGAAAVVSGTDGRVQVKGVTGDTTLVRVSGPVRVETVSGNLEAQAVTGDLHFNSVSGDLTVVEGSGSSVRAESVSGSMIVDLDATGSPTDVRLSNVSGEIAIRLPHPADAEVEANTASGSVSSAFEDLRVNGQWGAKKITGRLGAGNGRLKAMTVSGSIALLRRPPTEDEPYEDVPAPRDTASSSAPAAPDTTEDTAEGRPADSATDKKVL; via the coding sequence ATGTCCGAGTGGTCCGTGACAGAGCCGAAGAAGCTCGCCTTCGACGGCCCCGTGCAGACGCTGCACGTACGCATCGTCAACGGAACAGTGAACGTCGTGGGGACCGACGAGAGTTCCGCCCGGCTGGAGGTGTCCGAGCTGGACGGCCCCCCGCTCCAGGTGAAGCAGGAGGGCGGCACACTCACGGTGGCCTATGAGGACCTTCCCTGGAAGGGCTTCCTCAAGTGGCTCGACCGCAAGGGCTGGCGCCGCGCGGCCGTCGTGTCCCTGGCCGTCCCGGCCGGCACGCACGTCGAGGTCGGCGTGGTCGGTGCCGCCGCCGTGGTCTCGGGGACGGACGGCCGGGTCCAGGTGAAGGGCGTCACCGGCGACACCACGCTGGTCCGCGTCTCAGGTCCGGTGCGGGTGGAGACCGTCTCGGGGAATCTGGAGGCCCAGGCGGTCACGGGCGACCTCCACTTCAACTCGGTCTCCGGCGACCTGACCGTCGTCGAGGGATCCGGCTCCTCCGTGCGGGCCGAGTCGGTGAGCGGCTCCATGATCGTGGACCTCGACGCCACGGGCTCGCCCACCGACGTCCGGCTGTCGAACGTCTCGGGCGAGATCGCCATTCGGCTCCCCCACCCCGCGGACGCCGAGGTGGAGGCCAACACCGCGAGCGGCAGCGTCTCCAGCGCCTTCGAGGACCTGCGGGTCAACGGCCAGTGGGGCGCCAAGAAGATCACCGGCCGTCTCGGCGCGGGCAACGGCAGGCTGAAGGCGATGACCGTCTCGGGCTCCATCGCCCTGCTGCGCAGGCCCCCCACGGAGGACGAGCCGTACGAGGACGTCCCCGCCCCCCGGGACACGGCCTCTTCGTCCGCCCCGGCCGCCCCGGACACGACGGAGGACACCGCCGAGGGCCGGCCGGCCGACTCCGCGACCGACAAGAAGGTGCTCTGA
- a CDS encoding Clp protease N-terminal domain-containing protein yields the protein MFERFTKDARAVVEGAVSHSGRVGGESVDEEHMVLALLDREGSRGSFALTSLGATGFRESLERDLAEARRRGGLSRADADALSGLGIDLAEIVSRIEEAHGEGALELGGRGGAGRRVRRPQFGREAKDVLVRALRIAAARRDRHIGDEHLLLAITLRGGVAAELLADHGVTYASVTRVLYGEGGVAQAG from the coding sequence ATGTTCGAACGATTCACGAAGGACGCGCGTGCCGTGGTCGAGGGCGCGGTGTCGCACTCCGGTCGGGTGGGCGGCGAGAGCGTCGACGAGGAGCACATGGTGCTGGCGCTCCTGGACCGGGAGGGCAGCCGGGGTTCCTTCGCCCTGACATCGCTGGGGGCGACCGGTTTCCGGGAGTCGCTGGAGCGGGACCTCGCCGAGGCGCGGCGCCGGGGCGGACTCTCGCGCGCCGACGCGGACGCCCTCTCGGGGCTCGGCATCGACCTGGCCGAGATCGTCTCCCGGATCGAGGAGGCCCATGGTGAAGGGGCGCTGGAGTTGGGCGGTCGGGGTGGCGCCGGCAGGCGCGTGCGGCGCCCGCAGTTCGGGCGGGAGGCCAAGGACGTGCTGGTGAGGGCCCTGCGGATCGCCGCCGCCCGACGCGACCGTCACATCGGTGATGAACACCTGCTGCTGGCGATCACCCTGCGGGGCGGAGTGGCGGCCGAGCTGCTGGCCGACCACGGCGTCACCTACGCGTCGGTGACGCGCGTGCTGTACGGCGAGGGCGGAGTGGCGCAGGCGGGCTGA
- a CDS encoding helix-turn-helix transcriptional regulator produces MAPVFAHGRLRLYLLKLLDEAPRHGYEVIRLLEERFQGLYAPSAGTVYPRLAKLEAEGLVTHTSEGGRKVYAITDAGRAELADRSGELADLELEIRESVAELAAEIRADVRGAAGDLRREMLAAATEARHGGAGGTRPQQHDDPAGGSGGPDDFQDRESWRAAKEEMRRVRHEWKEQARRAKDESRRARDEAQRARRQAKEAQEKARAQAQEEMQRMAKRVQDQVQDHFARGDWPTGVREGLTELAKEFGDFGKNFGKDLGKDFGKEFGFGRTPSGAPAEPEYSATPEDFPAEYEPSWAHEDSTGNPARDLDRLLDRFRDDIRDASRDHGVQEDQLRDIRRHLSSAAAHIAATLHSGRP; encoded by the coding sequence ATGGCCCCCGTCTTCGCCCACGGCCGACTGCGCCTGTATCTCCTCAAGCTGCTGGACGAGGCTCCGCGTCACGGATACGAGGTGATCCGTCTCCTGGAGGAACGCTTCCAGGGCCTGTACGCGCCCTCGGCCGGCACCGTGTACCCCCGGCTGGCCAAGCTGGAGGCCGAGGGACTCGTCACGCACACCTCCGAGGGCGGCCGCAAGGTGTACGCGATCACCGACGCCGGCCGCGCCGAACTGGCCGACCGCAGCGGCGAACTGGCCGATCTGGAGCTGGAGATCCGCGAGTCGGTGGCCGAGCTCGCGGCGGAGATCCGCGCGGACGTCCGCGGCGCGGCCGGCGACCTGCGCCGCGAGATGCTGGCGGCGGCCACGGAGGCGCGCCACGGAGGCGCGGGCGGCACCCGGCCCCAGCAGCACGACGATCCGGCGGGCGGGTCCGGCGGCCCCGACGACTTCCAGGACAGGGAGTCGTGGCGGGCCGCGAAGGAGGAGATGCGGCGCGTCCGCCACGAGTGGAAGGAGCAGGCCCGCCGCGCGAAGGACGAGAGCCGCCGCGCCCGTGACGAGGCGCAGCGTGCCCGCCGCCAGGCCAAGGAGGCCCAGGAGAAGGCCCGCGCGCAGGCCCAGGAGGAGATGCAGCGCATGGCCAAGCGCGTCCAGGACCAGGTCCAGGACCACTTCGCGCGCGGGGACTGGCCGACGGGCGTGCGCGAGGGACTGACCGAACTGGCCAAGGAGTTCGGCGACTTCGGGAAGAACTTCGGCAAGGACCTGGGGAAGGACTTCGGCAAGGAGTTCGGCTTCGGCCGCACGCCGTCCGGAGCACCGGCCGAGCCGGAGTACTCGGCCACCCCGGAGGACTTCCCCGCCGAGTACGAACCGTCCTGGGCCCACGAGGACTCCACGGGCAACCCCGCCCGGGATCTCGACCGGCTGCTGGACCGTTTCCGCGACGACATCCGTGACGCCTCCCGGGACCACGGTGTCCAGGAGGACCAACTCCGCGACATCCGGCGCCACTTGTCGTCAGCGGCGGCCCACATCGCCGCGACCCTGCACAGCGGACGGCCGTAA